A single Mercenaria mercenaria strain notata chromosome 9, MADL_Memer_1, whole genome shotgun sequence DNA region contains:
- the LOC123547055 gene encoding neuropeptide F receptor-like — MTHKYDGQLASNMSTVQPLPDGYRFSDPFAYDYYGNHSGNLPPYFDQAEILEVLKSQKNNNFDRTTEAIITTVFSIMIIFGALGNGLVCYVVFLNSHMRTPRNIFIINLAISDLTLCLFTQPLNLYRLLNSQWHLGAFMCKLSAMLQGTNVFVSTISITAIALDRFQVIVYPTRDSMKRIGGAAALIVIWIISLLMSSPLIIFSVYNEEQPVPNIDYYHCYCLEDLTLRAEKGAYSVASMVVQYILPVITVTIAHARICNKLKYRMVNRRPPRSSGDVNSPPPACNRNRRNENRSARKRKTNILLAMIGVVFVLSWLPLNISNILVEFQFQIFFKNKSIDINLLYIVCHTLVLSSACSNPVLYGWLNDNFRKEFMKVLHCDCCNVVKPQWLFLRRAREQGLPVITFSPEENGGNTNGFQRAIRRPTNTSHMFMTTEIDQTCPQSAVSL; from the coding sequence ATGACGCATAAATACGACGGCCAACTGGCATCCAATATGTCAACTGTACAACCTCTGCCCGACGGTTACCGTTTCAGCGATCCGTTTGCCTATGACTATTATGGGAATCACAGCGGCAATCTTCCGCCATATTTTGATCAAGCTGAAATTTTGGAAGTACTGAAGAGCcagaaaaacaacaattttgaCAGAACAACAGAGGCAATAATTACAACTGTCTTTTCAATCATGATAATATTTGGAGCACTTGGAAATGGCCTTGTCTGTTATGTTGTATTTCTAAATTCGCACATGCGCACACcgagaaatattttcataataaacttGGCAATCTCTGACCTTACACTTTGCTTGTTCACACAACCGCTCAATTTGTACAGATTGCTCAACAGTCAATGGCATTTAGGCGCTTTCATGTGTAAACTGTCTGCGATGTTACAAGGAACAAATGTATTTGTGTCAACGATAAGTATCACCGCTATAGCTCTTGATCGCTTCCAGGTAATCGTGTACCCAACAAGAGACAGCATGAAAAGGATTGGAGGTGCCGCTGCTTTGATCGTAATATGGATAATATCACTATTGATGTCAAGCCCATTGATTATATTTTCGGTATATAACGAGGAACAGCCTGTACCAAATATTGACTACTATCACTGTTATTGTTTGGAAGATTTAACCCTTAGAGCTGAAAAGGGCGCATATTCAGTCGCATCAATGGTTGTACAATACATTTTACCTGTTATTACTGTGACTATTGCACATGCACGAATTTGTAACAAACTGAAATATCGTATGGTAAACAGGCGTCCACCGAGAAGTTCAGGTGATGTTAATAGCCCACCTCCCGCCTGCAACAGAAATCGGCGCAATGAAAATAGGTCGGCGCGAAAgcgaaaaacaaatattttgctagCAATGATCGGAGTGGTGTTTGTACTAAGTTGGTTGCCGTTGAATATTAGCAATATTCTTGTGGAATTTCAATtccagatatttttcaaaaacaaatcaatcgatataaatttattgtatattgTTTGTCACACGCTGGTGCTAAGCTCTGCATGTAGTAATCCAGTTCTTTATGGATGGTTGAATGACAATTTCAGAAAGGAGTTTATGAAGGTGCTCCATTGTGACTGCTGTAATGTAGTCAAACCACAGTGGTTGTTTCTTCGTAGAGCAAGGGAGCAGGGTCTACCAGTAATAACATTTTCGCCCGAAGAAAATGGTGGGAATACCAATGGATTTCAGAGAGCAATCAGGCGTCCGACAAATACGTCACACATGTTTATGACAACCGAAATTGACCAGACTTGTCCACAATCAGCAGTATCATTGTAA